The genome window GTATTCACCCATCGACTCGACGACCATCGACATGTCCATGATGCCGATTGACGAGATGTCGAGGATCGAGGCTTTGCCCTTGAACTCGGGGTTCAGCAACTCGGACCAGTTGGCGATCGGGCGACCGATCAGGTCCGGGCGGATGCCCAGCGTATCGGCGTTATAGATCGTCGGGATCAGGGTCATCCAACCGGATTCATTGTCGACGAACTCTTTGCCGTCAACGCCTTCCACAAAGCCGACTGTGTGGGGCGCGGTGCCCTGCGCAATCTCGCTGGTGGGGGTCAGTTTGCCCGACCGGAACGTCCCGGCGATCTTGTCATAGTTTTCGATCCGCGAGGTATCCATCGCCTGCAGGTTGCCCGTCGGCCAGACCTTTTTGCAGATCCAGTATTCGATATCGGCAATGTCAAAGCTGTCAGGTTGGGTGGCGACCCGCTGGGTCACACTGTCGGAATCGAGCGCCGTCATTTCCAGCGTGATGCCAAGATCTTCCTGGGCCTTCGCGGCAATCTCGTTGAACGCAGAAACGCCGGTGCCTGCCTGGCGAAGAACGATGTTGGACTGCGCCCAGACCATCGGTGCCGCAACGGTTCCCGCCGCTGCCGCAACGCCGGTCTTCAGCAGCGTTCGCCGGCTTAGTCCATTTCGTTTGGTGTAACGTGACATTCGTCTCTCCTTCTAGGTGATTAGGGGTCGTCGGTCATGCAGTCAGTTGGTGTTGGTTCTTCTGATCCCAGTTCAGCCCGATCTGATCGCCGGGATTATGCGGGTTGCCGAAGAATTCGGCGTCGGGGATCAGGGCGGTCACTTCCTGGTCGCCGGCCATTTTCGCCAGCAGGGACACGTGATTGCCCTGATATTCGACCGCCAGCACGCTGGCTTCAAAACGGCCGTCTTTCACGGTGGTGGTCGTAACGGCATCGGTGCGCACGGCAACGTCGCCTTCGGGCAGGACGATGACGTTATGCCCGCCGATGAATTGTGCGACGAATTTGGTTTTCGGGGCGTTGAAGACCTCGCGCGCCGGGCCAGCCTGTTCAATCACCGCGTCATTCATCACCACAATCTCGTCCGCCAGGGCCAGGGCTTCGTCCTGGCCGTGGGTCACATGCAGGAATCCGATGTTCAGTTCGCGCTGCAGCTTCTTCAACTCTCCGCGCATGCGCAGGCGCAAGAACGGGTCAAGTGCGGACAGCGGTTCATCCAGCAGCAGGGCCTGCGGGCTGGTGATCAGGGCGCGCGCCAGCGCGACCCGCTGTTGCTGACCGCCCGACAATTGCGCGGGCAGGCGATCCGACAGGTCAGACAGATCAACAAGCTCTAGCATCTTGCCGCCCTGGGCCATGCGCTCGTCCTTGCCGACACCCTTCATCTTCAGGCTGAAGGCGACGTTTTCGGCAACGCTCAGGTGCGGAAACAGCGCGTAGTTCTGAAACATCATCGCCGTGCCGCGCCTGGCGGGCGGCAGGTCCGAGATATCTTTGCCGCCCAGAAGGATCGATCCTTCGGTGACAATCTCGTGCCCGGCAATCATGCGCAAGGTCGACGACTTGCCACAGCCGGACGGACCAAGCAGGCAGGTATAGGAATTCGGCTGGAATTTGTGGCTGATCGCATCCACGGCCACGGCGGTTCCATAGCGCTTGGTAACATTCACCAATTCAAGGTCGGTATTATTTGCTGTCACGCGTTCTCCCCACTCACGCATGTATACGAGATCGCCGGGTTTATTGTACGAAAAGCAGCCCCAGCGTTTCTCCGATACAGGAAGTCTTGCCGGATATGGCTTCACTTACAAGCAAAAATGATAAAGACTGATGCGAAATGTTGTATACAACCTGTGGCGGATTGCGGACAATTAACCTGTGCTGCCTACGGGATTTGGCCTTTGCCCAGGATTATTCAGATGCAAAGCACCGCTGAAAAATCGCCGAACGCGGATCGCAAACTTCAAACTGATGAGGTGACCGGGGCG of Paracoccaceae bacterium contains these proteins:
- a CDS encoding extracellular solute-binding protein — its product is MSRYTKRNGLSRRTLLKTGVAAAAGTVAAPMVWAQSNIVLRQAGTGVSAFNEIAAKAQEDLGITLEMTALDSDSVTQRVATQPDSFDIADIEYWICKKVWPTGNLQAMDTSRIENYDKIAGTFRSGKLTPTSEIAQGTAPHTVGFVEGVDGKEFVDNESGWMTLIPTIYNADTLGIRPDLIGRPIANWSELLNPEFKGKASILDISSIGIMDMSMVVESMGEYMYPDKGNMTREEIDLTLGIFTEAKKNGQFRAFWKSFDESVNLMASGEVVIQSMWSPAITAVRSQGIPCVYQPLEEGYRSWGGGMGLAASLEGAKLDAAYEYINWYLSGWVGGFLMRQGYYSAVPETSKLFMSDDEWGFWYEGKESQGDIVSPSGQKLEGPGVIRDGGSFFDRMGKVACWNSVMDENQYMVRKWNEFIAA
- a CDS encoding ATP-binding cassette domain-containing protein, encoding MREWGERVTANNTDLELVNVTKRYGTAVAVDAISHKFQPNSYTCLLGPSGCGKSSTLRMIAGHEIVTEGSILLGGKDISDLPPARRGTAMMFQNYALFPHLSVAENVAFSLKMKGVGKDERMAQGGKMLELVDLSDLSDRLPAQLSGGQQQRVALARALITSPQALLLDEPLSALDPFLRLRMRGELKKLQRELNIGFLHVTHGQDEALALADEIVVMNDAVIEQAGPAREVFNAPKTKFVAQFIGGHNVIVLPEGDVAVRTDAVTTTTVKDGRFEASVLAVEYQGNHVSLLAKMAGDQEVTALIPDAEFFGNPHNPGDQIGLNWDQKNQHQLTA